A single window of Vicinamibacteria bacterium DNA harbors:
- a CDS encoding sigma-70 family RNA polymerase sigma factor, translating to MEARGTVLTDSELADRCARGEEAAWKALVQRFQRKIWHIAFQFTGRSDEAEELTQEIFLHLLSALKSFDSSGSLPGWIQRVARNYAIDHYRRRRRERDLVRDGEEAEAILLSAGDQSGRTDPYRALESRDLSRWLRTMLDRLPNELSQAVILRDLQGMSYEEMSEALAIPLGTVKSRINRGRIELARTLQRRRGEWSSSLGRSGEDL from the coding sequence GTGGAGGCAAGAGGCACGGTCCTGACGGACTCCGAGCTGGCTGATCGTTGCGCCCGGGGCGAAGAGGCTGCCTGGAAAGCTCTTGTTCAGCGGTTCCAGAGAAAGATTTGGCACATTGCGTTTCAATTCACCGGAAGATCGGACGAGGCCGAGGAGCTTACGCAAGAGATCTTCTTGCACCTTCTTTCCGCGCTCAAGAGTTTCGACAGCTCGGGTAGTCTCCCGGGATGGATCCAGCGCGTGGCTCGCAACTATGCAATCGACCACTACCGTCGTCGTCGCCGCGAGCGGGACCTGGTCCGCGACGGCGAGGAGGCCGAGGCAATCCTGCTCTCCGCCGGCGATCAATCGGGTAGAACCGACCCGTACCGTGCGCTCGAGTCAAGAGACCTTTCGCGATGGCTCCGAACCATGCTCGACCGCTTGCCCAACGAGTTGTCGCAGGCTGTTATCCTCCGGGACCTGCAGGGAATGAGCTACGAGGAAATGTCCGAAGCCCTCGCGATCCCGCTCGGCACGGTCAAATCCCGAATCAATCGAGGTCGGATCGAGCTCGCGCGAACTCTCCAGAGACGGCGCGGAGAATGGAGCTCGAGCCTCGGCAGAAGTGGAGAAGATCTATGA